In Candidatus Eremiobacteraceae bacterium, the genomic stretch AAGGTCGTCGCCGATACGTACGAGCTCTTCGAACGCGGCGCGCGGCGATTCGAAGCGAACGTCAGGACGCTCTTCGGCATCGGCGCGAGCGAATCGCTCGTGCCCGTCGTCATGGGGATGCTTGCCGGCGAGCGGCCCGCGCCGGGCATCGAAGCCGAGTATCTCGAGGAACGCCGAAAAGCGACGGCCTTGTATCAAGAAGAGCAGCGAGCATATCGTCTGAGCGCGGGCAGCATTTTCGCGACGAGGCCGCTCAACGGTGCGCGCAAACCGTACGTCCAGCCGCTCGCGCATCGCATCGCGTCGAGCGCGCGCTGGCGCCTGCGGCCGCTAGGCGCGTTCTAGCGCAGGTTCGTCGACTTCAGAAAGCCGACGCTGCCGGGATACGGGCGACGACAAACGTCCGATACAGTCCGAACCAGTGGCTTTGCAGCCCGATGACGTAGAGCGTCTGCGACGGTCCGGGGAAGACGAAGATCGGGCTGCTCAACGTGTAAGGCAAGAGGGCGTCGCGGATCGCGTGGTCCGCCGTCACCTGTCCGATGCGATCCGTGTCGAGCTCCGTGAACCAGACGACACCGGAGGAATCGACGGCGATCGCATCGGGCTGCGAATTCGCCGTCGGCACGACGTACGTGCGCACCGAGTCATCGGCGCCGACCGACACGATCTTGTTGGCGTCGTATTCCGCGACCCAGACGCTGCCGTCCGGTCCGGCCGCGAGATTCGAGAGAGCCGACGTTGGATCCGGCATCGCGACCCAGTGCGTCGCTCCGGTCCGCGAAAGAACGCAGATCTTGCCCTTCTCGTCGCCGACGACGTAGATCGCCCGCTTCGTTCCGACGAGTCCGTACGGGCTGAAATGTGGATCCGGGAGCGGGTACATCGTCTGTCGTCCGTCGAGTCGTACGTGTGTGACGTCGTTTCCGCGCTTATCGGAGATCCATGCGCTACCGTCGTAGTCGAGCCAGACGCCATCGGGAATGCCGCGGCCGCGGCCTAGGCGATGGATCTTCAAAGTCGTAGGCTTGGCGACCGGGAATCTCGTGTAGCCGGAATTGCCGCACGGCGAGCTCTCCGGGTTGCACGCGAGCGCGAGCCACGCCATACCAGACGGCGTCACGGCGATATCGTCGACCGCATAACCGTACGCCATCGGGGCGAGTTCGATCGTCGAGCCGTCGCCCGCAGTTCTGATCGAGCCGATGCCAGGATCGCCGCCGTCTCCCATGTACGTGAACCAGAGGCGTCCATCTTGGCCCAGGCTCGACGCGCGGATGATTGCGCCCGACGGAAGCGGCATGGCGGTGACGATACCGGGAACGGACTTGACCGTGCACGATGCGGCGACGCACGCGGCGAGGGCGGAAGCGATCGTGATGAGGGCTCGAAGCGCCGCAGCGCCTCGCTTGATCGGGGTCATCGGTCGCCGAAACCCTACATGACCGTGACGTTAACCGAGACGCTATTGCCGACGCTGTCGGATATCTTCACTTTGCACGTGCCCACCCCGACCGACGTGACGTCGAACGTCGACGCGGAGCCGCCTTGCGCGACGGTCGCAACGGACGTGTTCGTCGACGACGCGGTCCAGCTCGCGACGCCCTTCTCGCTCACCGTGATCGTCATCATCTGGCCGGTGCCCGAAAACGTCAGCTTGTTCGGCGCCACCTTCATCGGATCGATGACGAGTACGTCGATGTCGCCGCCGACGGAATCCATCCATATATTGCCGTCAGGCCCGGCCGCGACGGCGTCGGGCCTTGCGCCCGGACTGAGCGGAGGCGTAAAGGTTGTGACCGTGTGCGCTGACGTGTTGACGCGGAATATCGTGCCGTCGTTGCCGGCGGCGCACCATGGCTCGCCGTCGGGGCCGCGTGCGCAGAACTGCTCGGTCTCGTTCGAACCGAACGTGCCGCCGATGTTGTAGGTCGTGATGTTGCCGCTCGGGGTTATTTTGCCGAGCGTCGGCGCCGAGGTCAGGCAGAAGAACCAGACGTTGTTGTCCTTCGCGAGCACGACTGAGGCCGGCGTGCAGGAGGCGGAGATCGTGAACATCTTGATGACGCCGGTCGTAGGGTTGATGCGGCCGATCTGGTTCTGCGCGGACTGCGCGAACCAGACGTTGCCGTCGGAACCCGTCGTAACGCCGCCGTACTGGTTGATGCCGCTCGGATAGGGGAATTCGGTCACGACGCCGCCCGGTGTCACTTTTGCGATGTGCATGAACTCGGCGAACCACACGTTGCCGTCGGGGCCGGCGGCTAGCCCGTCGATCGCGGTGCTGTCGCCGCTCGGGATCGGGATCTGGACGGCGGTCCCGTTCGTCGTCACGCGCGTGATGCTCGTCGCCTCGTCGGAGATGTAGAGCTTGCCGTCGGGGCCGACCGCCATCGATACCGCGTTGCCCGGCAGCTCCGCCTCTATGTTGAACTCTTTGATCGTGCCGCTCATGGACATCCGGACGAGTTGCGCCGCGTTCTCATCGAGGAACCACATGTTGCCGTCCGGGCCTTGGACGATCGCCGAATACAGCGCACCGAGCGTTTTCGGAGTGAACTGGACGAATTGACCACCGCCGCCCTTTTGGACGACGTCCGGTATGACTGGGTTTGGCAAGGCGGGTGTCGCGGGCTGACCGTGTCCAGAGCACGCGGCGAGTACCAAAGCGGAAACGACGAGAGACGCAAGGCGGCGCGCTATCATGACATGCCTCCATGGTTCGAGATCGCTTGCTTTCGTGCGGCCGCCGAAGGCGCCTTTGCGGGTCGCATATGGTGACCCGGTCACTTTGTGAGCGTCTATCGGGTGTGGCCAGACGGTGGTAACCTGACATCGCCAGGGTAGTTTTGGACCCGGCGCGAGGCTTCCAGGAGACTAAAGTCATGGAAAAGACGCCGCGAGCTCAGGAACTCAACGCCCATATCCTCAGACTCGCTCGCGACAAAGGCGCGCTCGCGGATAAGGATCTGCACGCGCTGCTCGCGGTCGAATACGGCGTTGCGGTCAGCGCGCAGCCGATCGCCTCGGTCGATCACATGCTGTTCTCGGCGAACGTCAATCTCGCGAAGCGGCGTCTCGTGCGTTATGGCCTGCTCTCGCTCGACGCCCAAAAGCACATCTCGATCACCGCACAAGGCGAACTATTCCTCGCGCGAGCGTTCACGCGCCTCGACGCACGAGTGCGACGCTGCCTCGACGACGCATGGCTCAACATTGAAGTGCCCGTCCAGGCCGCATCAGTCGCGGGCGAGCGCGCCGAACGCGCCTCGGAAGAAGACGAAGGGTCGCCGCTTCACGAGCTGCTCTGCGCCTCGAATCTCGAGTTCCATGACCTGGACGACGGCGGGGCGCTTGTGCCCGTTTGGTCTCGGCTCCGTTCCTGGATCGTCGATCTCCGCGAGTCGAACGGCTGGATCTGTTTGCGGACGCACGTCATGGCGCTGCCGGATAAGCCGGCGGCGCGGATGGCGGTCATCGACACGGCGATGCGCGCGAATTCGAATCTCATGTCCTGGAGGTTCTCGCTCGGACCTCGTTCGCAGGCGATCTTTCTCGAAGCCGAGTGCCGCGCAGATCAACTCGACGGCGACGATCTCGCCGGCATCATCGCTCTGCTCCGCTCGACGGCCGAAGAGCAATACGAAGCGCTCCTCAAGATCGCGCTTGCGCCGTCTCCGCTCGACGCTCTCGAGGCTGCGTTCAAGCGCTCGGCGTGACCCGCATCGTGCATTCGTCCAAACGCGTGGGCTGACGACTCACCTCTTGGCCGGGGCTAGTCGACGTCAAGCGCAGAAGCGACTGGACATGCACGCTTCGGCGCTTCTCGCGTTCATCGCCCTCGACACCGTCCTTTGCCTCATCCCGGGCCCGGCAGTGATGGCAGTCGTCGGCGCCGCACTCGGCCGCAAGCAAGCCGGCTTTGCGACCGCCGCCGGGATCCTCACCGGCAATACGATCTACTTCGCGGCCTCGGCTTTCGGCATTGTGTCGGTTATCGTCGCGTCGCAGAACGCGTTCGTCGTCCTCAAATGGTGCGGTGCCGCGTATCTCGCCTATCTCGGCGTCCGCGCGATCGCGTCGCCTCACGCGGGAGAGCTCGATTCAGCCATAGTCGTGGGTCGACCGGCGGTCGGGAAGAACTGGGTGGGCGGCACGCTGACACAGCTCGCCAACCCGAAGGCGTTCGTGTTCTTCGGCGCCATCGTGCCGCAATTCGTCGATCCACACACGCCGTTGCTCATCCAGGTCGTCATCCTCGGCGTCGCGTCGCTGCTCATCGAACTCGTCGTCCTGACAGCGTACGTGCTCAGCGTCGAAGCGATCCGCCTTCGCGGGATCAAACCTGCGGCGCGCGCGCTCGCCGAGCGCATCGGCGGGGCATTTCTCCTCGGCGTCGCCGCCGCCGTGCTCGCCGAACATGCATAGGGTGGCGTCTGCAAGCGCCAAATCTGTGCCACGCCGGATGACGCCCGCTCCGCTACACCGAACGCCCGCCGCATGGAACGATCGAAGTTTCTCTTCTCTACCGCAGTCGCGCTTACGCCGCTTGTCGCGGGCCTCGAACCGGCGGCCGCCGCTGCGTCGAACACGGAGACCCCGATGAAGTCTATCGCCGGTATCGCCGTGCCCGACACCGATCTCGCGAACGAGGCGACCAGCATCGCAAAGGCGGCGCTCCCACCCGAGATCTTCAACCATTCGCTGCGGACGTATCTGTTCGCGCAGCTGATCGCGAAGGCGAAGAAGATCGACCACGACGTCGAGATCGTCTACGTCGCCTCGATCCTCCACGACTCGGGCATGTCCGCCGCACACATGAGCGACGCGCGCCCGTTCGAGGTCGACGGCGCGTTCGTCGCGCGCGACCTGCTCGCCAAGCACGGCGTGTCCGATGCGCGGATGGACGCCGCGTGGGATGCCGTCGCGCTCCACGACAATAGTGCGATCGCCGTCCACAAGCAGCCCGAAGTCCGGCTCGTCGCCTCGGGCGTCGGCGCGGATTTCGGGGCCTACCTCGATCTCATGACGCGCGATCAGATCGTCGCCATCC encodes the following:
- a CDS encoding HD domain-containing protein, with translation MERSKFLFSTAVALTPLVAGLEPAAAAASNTETPMKSIAGIAVPDTDLANEATSIAKAALPPEIFNHSLRTYLFAQLIAKAKKIDHDVEIVYVASILHDSGMSAAHMSDARPFEVDGAFVARDLLAKHGVSDARMDAAWDAVALHDNSAIAVHKQPEVRLVASGVGADFGAYLDLMTRDQIVAILGAAPRTKFIDAFLDATAVVAKKKPMASSHSFVADVGYKRVPGFSLPNFVDEVLSGDPFKPYES
- a CDS encoding LysE family translocator gives rise to the protein MHASALLAFIALDTVLCLIPGPAVMAVVGAALGRKQAGFATAAGILTGNTIYFAASAFGIVSVIVASQNAFVVLKWCGAAYLAYLGVRAIASPHAGELDSAIVVGRPAVGKNWVGGTLTQLANPKAFVFFGAIVPQFVDPHTPLLIQVVILGVASLLIELVVLTAYVLSVEAIRLRGIKPAARALAERIGGAFLLGVAAAVLAEHA
- a CDS encoding type III secretion system chaperone, which produces MEKTPRAQELNAHILRLARDKGALADKDLHALLAVEYGVAVSAQPIASVDHMLFSANVNLAKRRLVRYGLLSLDAQKHISITAQGELFLARAFTRLDARVRRCLDDAWLNIEVPVQAASVAGERAERASEEDEGSPLHELLCASNLEFHDLDDGGALVPVWSRLRSWIVDLRESNGWICLRTHVMALPDKPAARMAVIDTAMRANSNLMSWRFSLGPRSQAIFLEAECRADQLDGDDLAGIIALLRSTAEEQYEALLKIALAPSPLDALEAAFKRSA